The following are encoded together in the Nocardia sp. XZ_19_385 genome:
- a CDS encoding phage resistance protein translates to MAPKPNAPKPLLRDLIHIKEHISTSDYVLGLVESVADPATFVQAVREYVITEQLLANYDQALALIKSALDGRASKPAYLHGSFGSGKSHFMAVLYALLSNDSAINSAARARKEFAPVLAKHEWLQTDGRRFLLVPYHMLGAKSLEQRVLGGYVEHVRAMDPNVHLPQVYRTDALFDSLAGMRARPGGDDFVLQALNSIYEGAEGDEWGDTIFWTADKLDTAMAAPESHEPGAALDLVEPKTPQELRAKLVGDASATLITGFTRDAAEDEHGFISLDAGLSVIAEHAKSIGYDGLILFLDELVLWLHTQMHDHKFVARETGKMTNFREGGDTRRAIPIVSFIARQRDPRELLGGEASGAYAAAIHDNLELASGRFDVIELEDRNLPEIAHERLLKPLTKDGQAQIDAAFAVTKRVGPQVWDALLGSDQSTGADEASFKLAYPFSPAFLSTLVHMSTDLQRNRTGLKLMGELLAQRRDNLFLGQLVPLGDLYEVLTAGGDRPFVADKRVMFEAADRLYRNDLRPYLRRLYEVTEDDIDAYLHRPAEITDTKVVNGCKQFTADNQLLCTLLLSALAPSAPALHDLNARSLGALNHGSIATPIPGAEVGVIANKVREWAGQFAEIKYSEPDANPGVRLELTGVNVDMVLANASVNNTRANRAALAKRLLIGEFGIDPGTDVSNSHPLRFVWRGSNRTVEVVFGNVRDEDELPDNQLQPYDSSLWRLVIDLPFDEDDHTAREDATRVRELRAKQQDHPTQTVAWLPDHLSKARWDGFQKLVIIDKAIADRGRFDTQYASHLNADNRATAWNLLSTQRDTLMTQMRAAFKKAYGLDAKVETDVQNVFDDHLQPLPEIADLRLPFGSTMHDGIRHLAGVMLAHQYPAHPDFSDDIGSPVRSADAKTVFTHVRSAAETRDGRVEIPAKDRQIMQRIAVPLGLGEQKEAYFELSRRWADDFRRFATTDGVTGDLPVTTLAKWTDRPPRGLDEFLKNLVIAAFAAMDDRVWVRAGVSQDTLPEPSQLKPVDALGKQPLPSETIWDTARHRLEAITGNKAPALLRGPMVQHLARQLTTFARDFAEPAAALVRQLESHTTFLNLDSSDRLALAHRAAALLTAVSTANEGGSPTAKKTVEAFAGFDLGEATPQHLGASLKQARAVADALETAPWGTLRLYKRLGASGERLLESLRATARANQFTDDLVAKLTDTADAITTALDTEESTPALPGETQRSEDIDLSKESNHPPVHADTASRTPARSGSRRFSAVNARNAIGELEHEVADLARREPNARIVVTWEVIE, encoded by the coding sequence GTGGCGCCGAAACCGAACGCTCCAAAACCCTTGCTGCGGGACTTGATCCACATCAAGGAGCACATCTCCACGTCCGACTATGTGCTCGGCCTGGTTGAGTCGGTTGCCGATCCGGCCACCTTCGTGCAGGCGGTGCGCGAATATGTGATCACCGAGCAACTGCTGGCCAACTACGATCAGGCGCTCGCCCTGATCAAGTCCGCGCTCGACGGTCGCGCCTCCAAACCGGCTTATCTGCACGGCTCGTTCGGTTCTGGTAAGTCGCATTTCATGGCGGTCTTGTATGCGCTGCTGTCCAACGATTCTGCGATCAATTCCGCGGCGCGGGCGCGCAAGGAGTTCGCGCCGGTGCTGGCCAAACATGAATGGCTGCAAACCGATGGACGCCGGTTCCTGCTGGTGCCGTACCACATGCTGGGCGCGAAGTCCCTCGAACAACGAGTACTCGGCGGGTACGTGGAGCACGTGCGCGCAATGGACCCGAATGTACATCTGCCGCAGGTGTATCGCACCGACGCACTGTTCGACAGTCTCGCAGGAATGCGCGCCCGGCCAGGCGGTGACGACTTCGTCCTCCAAGCACTCAACTCGATCTACGAGGGTGCGGAGGGCGACGAGTGGGGTGACACCATATTCTGGACGGCGGACAAGCTCGACACCGCCATGGCCGCACCCGAATCTCACGAACCGGGTGCCGCACTCGATCTGGTTGAGCCCAAGACCCCGCAGGAGTTGCGCGCCAAGCTGGTCGGCGATGCCAGCGCGACCTTGATCACCGGATTCACCCGCGACGCCGCAGAGGACGAGCATGGGTTCATCTCCCTCGACGCCGGCCTATCGGTGATCGCGGAGCACGCGAAGTCCATTGGCTACGACGGGCTCATCCTGTTCCTTGACGAGTTGGTGCTGTGGCTGCACACCCAGATGCACGACCACAAGTTCGTAGCCCGCGAGACGGGGAAGATGACCAACTTCCGGGAGGGCGGTGACACCCGCCGGGCCATCCCGATCGTGTCGTTCATCGCCCGCCAGCGTGATCCACGAGAACTACTGGGCGGCGAGGCATCCGGCGCGTACGCGGCTGCCATCCATGACAATCTCGAGCTCGCCTCCGGTCGGTTCGACGTGATCGAACTCGAGGACCGCAACCTTCCGGAGATCGCGCACGAGCGGCTGCTAAAGCCGCTGACCAAGGACGGCCAGGCGCAGATAGACGCCGCGTTCGCCGTGACCAAACGGGTCGGCCCACAGGTGTGGGACGCGCTGCTCGGCTCCGACCAGTCCACCGGCGCCGACGAAGCTTCGTTCAAACTCGCCTACCCGTTCTCACCGGCGTTCCTGTCGACGCTGGTGCACATGTCCACTGATCTGCAGCGCAACCGCACCGGCCTGAAGCTCATGGGCGAGTTGCTGGCACAGCGCCGCGACAATCTGTTCCTAGGTCAGCTGGTGCCGCTCGGCGATCTCTACGAGGTTCTCACCGCGGGCGGTGATCGGCCCTTCGTCGCGGACAAGCGGGTCATGTTCGAGGCCGCCGATCGGTTGTACCGCAACGATCTTCGCCCCTACCTACGACGTCTGTACGAGGTCACCGAGGACGATATCGACGCCTACCTGCACCGGCCCGCGGAGATCACGGATACGAAGGTCGTCAACGGCTGCAAGCAGTTCACCGCCGACAACCAGCTGCTGTGCACACTGCTGTTGTCCGCGCTCGCGCCCAGCGCGCCGGCGTTGCACGACCTGAATGCACGCAGCCTGGGCGCGCTCAACCACGGCTCCATCGCCACTCCCATCCCGGGCGCGGAAGTCGGCGTCATTGCGAACAAGGTTCGTGAGTGGGCGGGCCAGTTCGCCGAGATCAAATACAGTGAGCCGGATGCCAATCCCGGCGTGCGCCTGGAGCTCACCGGTGTCAACGTCGACATGGTGCTCGCCAACGCCAGCGTCAACAACACTCGCGCCAACCGGGCCGCCTTGGCGAAGCGGTTACTGATCGGGGAATTCGGCATCGATCCCGGCACCGATGTGTCGAACTCCCATCCGCTGCGCTTCGTGTGGCGCGGCTCGAACCGGACTGTCGAAGTGGTGTTCGGAAATGTCCGTGACGAAGACGAGCTGCCCGACAACCAATTACAGCCCTATGACAGCAGTCTGTGGCGGCTGGTGATCGATTTGCCGTTCGACGAGGACGACCACACTGCCCGAGAGGATGCCACCCGCGTCCGTGAGCTGCGCGCCAAACAGCAGGACCATCCCACCCAGACCGTTGCCTGGTTGCCGGACCACCTGTCCAAGGCCCGCTGGGACGGATTTCAGAAGCTGGTCATCATCGATAAGGCAATTGCCGACAGAGGCCGGTTCGACACCCAATACGCGAGCCATCTCAACGCCGACAACCGCGCAACCGCATGGAACCTACTGAGCACCCAGCGCGATACGTTGATGACTCAGATGCGAGCGGCGTTCAAGAAGGCGTACGGGCTCGACGCCAAGGTCGAGACTGATGTGCAGAACGTCTTCGACGACCATCTGCAGCCGCTGCCCGAGATCGCCGATCTGCGGCTTCCGTTCGGTTCGACGATGCACGACGGTATCCGCCATCTCGCGGGCGTCATGCTTGCACACCAGTATCCCGCGCACCCGGATTTCTCCGACGATATCGGTAGCCCCGTGCGATCCGCAGACGCGAAAACCGTATTCACCCATGTGCGTTCAGCCGCAGAAACTCGGGACGGCCGCGTGGAGATACCGGCCAAAGACCGCCAAATAATGCAGCGCATCGCGGTCCCACTCGGGCTGGGGGAACAGAAGGAGGCGTACTTCGAGCTGTCGCGACGCTGGGCAGACGACTTCCGCCGTTTCGCGACCACCGACGGCGTGACCGGTGACCTACCGGTCACAACACTGGCCAAATGGACCGATCGGCCGCCCCGCGGTCTGGACGAGTTCTTGAAGAATCTGGTCATAGCCGCCTTCGCGGCCATGGACGATCGAGTATGGGTGCGTGCCGGCGTATCGCAGGACACTCTTCCCGAGCCGAGTCAGCTCAAACCCGTTGATGCGCTGGGTAAACAACCGCTGCCGAGTGAAACCATCTGGGACACAGCACGGCATCGCCTCGAAGCGATCACCGGCAACAAGGCACCGGCGCTACTGCGCGGCCCGATGGTGCAGCACCTGGCACGCCAGCTCACCACCTTCGCGCGCGACTTCGCCGAACCCGCCGCTGCGCTGGTGCGGCAGTTGGAGAGCCACACCACCTTTCTGAACCTCGACAGTTCCGATCGTCTGGCGCTGGCGCACCGGGCCGCCGCCCTGCTGACAGCTGTGTCGACAGCAAACGAAGGCGGCTCCCCCACTGCCAAGAAGACCGTGGAAGCCTTCGCCGGATTCGATCTCGGTGAGGCAACACCGCAACATCTCGGCGCGTCTCTCAAGCAAGCACGCGCCGTCGCCGATGCCCTCGAGACAGCCCCTTGGGGCACACTGCGGCTGTACAAGCGATTAGGTGCCTCCGGCGAGCGACTGCTG